In Streptomyces sp. NBC_01717, one DNA window encodes the following:
- a CDS encoding polysaccharide lyase 8 family protein encodes MTRFWPRRTFLAATGGTALALGLASTPLLTPEAAAAGGTPRKESGEEFSALRAKWRTLIVGEGFSPTAEPFKSRLTDLGATATQLRSSMAPATGSLWPDLVFADPEPDTDQESYGFSGNMASSYGRLNTMAQAYCQQGTGLTGNTGLRTDILTGLDHLYAQVYNESLTRYGNWYSWQIGAPQALLDVCVLMYDQLSATQLANYAKAVDHFVPDSAVSSYTGTSTGANRVDLCRVLALRGVVGDDPAKIALARDALSPVFPYVTGGDGLYTDGSFIQHTTVPYTGSYGSVMLGGLGMLFALLAGSSWAVTDADRQIVFDAVENAWAPFLYNGLVMDGVSGRAISRGISASDARSIQQDDHLRGHPILASIVLLGQGASAAENTRWRGLVKGWMQRDYYSPPMSNPSLGLTGLARLKGVQDDTAVSAIAEPTGHRLFTNMSRATHRRPGWGASISMTDRRTTYYETGNGENLRGWHTGSGMLYWWGDTYGNGQYSDAFWPTVDPYRLPGITASRKALADAAGGDWGASLPDVNWVGGATDGQRAAIGQYLKGLQSTLLAKKSWFCLDDAIVCLGAGIKCSDGTAVESTVENRNLGPTGSTTFTVDGTTKPLTYPWSETLTGAMWAHIGGHGGYVFPGGATVKAQREARDGKWSTINRGSSTTTLNRKYLTMWVDHGTNPVNASYAYTLLPGATADRTSARAADTGWLQILANTDNQQGVSVPSLGFTGINFWFGGTVGTLTASAPCAVMISERSDGTAVICVSDPMRMQTSLTLTWNRAVASVTAKPATVTGATTGASLRLTFGDLSGTAGATQKVTVKLG; translated from the coding sequence ATGACGCGTTTCTGGCCCCGTCGCACTTTCCTGGCCGCAACCGGCGGTACGGCACTCGCCCTCGGTCTGGCCTCGACGCCCCTCCTGACTCCTGAGGCCGCGGCAGCAGGGGGCACCCCCCGGAAGGAGTCCGGGGAAGAGTTCTCCGCGCTGCGTGCCAAGTGGCGCACTCTGATAGTCGGCGAGGGCTTCAGCCCGACCGCGGAGCCCTTCAAGAGCCGTCTCACCGACCTCGGCGCCACCGCGACCCAGCTCCGGTCGTCCATGGCACCGGCCACCGGCTCGCTCTGGCCCGACCTGGTTTTCGCCGACCCCGAGCCCGACACCGACCAGGAGTCGTATGGCTTCTCGGGGAACATGGCGAGCAGTTACGGCCGGCTGAACACCATGGCCCAGGCGTACTGCCAGCAGGGCACCGGCCTGACCGGCAACACCGGCCTCAGGACCGACATCCTGACCGGCCTCGACCACCTCTACGCCCAGGTGTACAACGAGAGCCTGACCCGGTACGGCAACTGGTACAGCTGGCAGATAGGCGCCCCGCAGGCCCTCCTCGACGTCTGCGTCCTGATGTACGACCAGTTGTCGGCCACCCAGCTCGCGAACTACGCCAAGGCCGTCGACCACTTCGTGCCCGACTCCGCGGTGTCGAGCTACACCGGTACCAGTACCGGCGCCAACCGCGTCGACCTGTGCCGGGTACTCGCGCTGCGCGGCGTAGTCGGCGACGACCCGGCCAAGATCGCGCTCGCTCGGGACGCCCTCTCGCCCGTCTTCCCGTACGTCACCGGCGGCGACGGCCTCTATACGGACGGGTCGTTCATCCAGCACACCACCGTCCCGTACACCGGCTCGTACGGCTCGGTGATGCTCGGCGGCCTCGGCATGCTCTTCGCGCTGCTCGCCGGGTCCAGTTGGGCGGTCACCGACGCCGACCGACAGATCGTGTTCGACGCGGTGGAGAACGCCTGGGCGCCGTTCCTCTACAACGGACTGGTGATGGACGGCGTCTCGGGCCGCGCCATCAGCCGAGGGATCTCCGCATCCGACGCCAGGAGCATCCAGCAGGACGACCATCTGCGCGGCCATCCGATCCTGGCCTCGATCGTGCTGCTCGGGCAGGGTGCGAGCGCGGCCGAGAACACCCGTTGGCGCGGCCTGGTCAAGGGCTGGATGCAGCGGGACTACTACAGCCCGCCGATGAGCAACCCCTCGCTCGGGCTGACAGGTCTGGCCCGGCTCAAGGGCGTTCAGGACGACACCGCGGTCTCGGCCATCGCCGAACCGACCGGCCACCGGCTCTTCACCAACATGTCGCGGGCCACCCACCGCCGCCCCGGCTGGGGCGCCTCGATCAGCATGACCGACAGGCGCACCACGTACTACGAGACCGGCAACGGCGAGAATCTGCGCGGCTGGCACACCGGTTCCGGAATGCTCTACTGGTGGGGCGACACCTACGGCAACGGCCAGTACAGCGACGCCTTCTGGCCCACCGTCGACCCGTACCGGCTGCCCGGCATCACCGCATCCCGCAAGGCGCTCGCGGACGCCGCCGGCGGCGACTGGGGCGCGTCCCTGCCGGACGTCAACTGGGTGGGCGGCGCCACCGACGGGCAGCGGGCGGCCATCGGTCAGTACCTGAAGGGGCTGCAGAGCACGCTGCTGGCGAAGAAGTCCTGGTTCTGTCTCGACGACGCGATCGTCTGTCTGGGAGCAGGCATCAAGTGCAGCGACGGCACAGCCGTGGAGTCCACCGTCGAAAACCGAAATCTCGGCCCCACCGGCAGTACCACCTTCACCGTCGACGGCACCACCAAGCCGCTGACCTACCCGTGGTCGGAGACCCTCACAGGCGCCATGTGGGCACACATCGGGGGCCACGGTGGTTATGTCTTCCCCGGCGGTGCCACCGTCAAGGCGCAGCGCGAGGCCCGCGACGGCAAGTGGAGCACCATCAACAGGGGCAGTTCCACGACCACCCTGAACCGCAAGTACCTGACCATGTGGGTCGACCACGGTACGAACCCGGTCAACGCCTCGTACGCCTACACGCTCCTGCCGGGAGCCACCGCGGACCGGACCTCCGCCAGAGCGGCGGACACGGGCTGGCTGCAGATCCTCGCCAACACCGACAACCAGCAGGGCGTCAGCGTCCCCTCACTCGGCTTCACCGGCATCAACTTCTGGTTCGGCGGCACCGTCGGGACGCTCACCGCGAGCGCGCCCTGCGCGGTGATGATCAGCGAAAGGAGCGACGGCACCGCGGTGATCTGCGTCAGCGATCCGATGCGGATGCAGACATCTCTGACACTCACCTGGAACAGGGCCGTGGCCTCGGTGACCGCCAAGCCGGCCACGGTCACGGGGGCCACCACCGGGGCTTCACTGCGGCTCACGTTCGGCGACCTCAGCGGCACCGCGGGTGCCACGCAGAAGGTCACCGTCAAGCTCGGCTGA
- a CDS encoding polysaccharide lyase 8 family protein: MTPPSSPPWSRRTFLAATGGTALAVGLTEPGTAAATTRTQASAAAQADDEFAALRAKWRTLILGEGFSPTAEPFKSKLATLGTQAAGFQATMAPAVGSLWSGISYADPSPDTDQESYGYSARMNDSFTRLNTMAQAWAQPGTGLTGDAALKDAVIAGLDHLYSDVYNENKARFGNWWNFQIGSPQALMDTAVLLYDHLSAEQIAAYCRAVDKFLPDSAVAQYTGTSTGANRVDLCRGIILRGVVGGSAAKIQLGRDALSPVFPYVTTGDGFYADGSFIQHTDVPYIGGYGAVLHDGLGRLFALLRDSTWQVNDPGSQLFLDTVEKAIAPFIYNGLMMDNVSSRGISRGLTVSDPFQLPQDDHTRAHSVMASVLLVGQGASPEEQARWKAMVKGWLQRDYYGPALKNPKLSLVNTARLQTLFDDDTVKASPEPTEHRVFSNMDRVTHRRSDWGASVSMASKRIAHYEFGNGEHARGYHTGSGWLSWWGDDHGLEQYSDTFWPTVDPYRLPGITVSKKPLPDGFGGNWGNPKPDTAWVGGTTDGEFGVTGQHLRGVDSTMTAKKSWFWLDDSIVCLGAGITSADGAAVETVIDNRNLGASGTARLSLNGIPQPGTQDRQVTRSHTRWAHIAGHAGYVFPESGGSRVSALREERTGAWKDINTGSSPTSFTRRYLTLWQDHGTDPQDASYAYILMPGASELRTAARAIDPLWLQILANTAQQHGIRVPSLGFTGINFWEAGTVGKVMASAPVSVQVRERRDGTATISVADPSRTVTGLTLTWKRPVKSVLSKSTSVTDVQTGSSLTITFGDLSGSYGTTHQVKVRPA; this comes from the coding sequence ATGACGCCCCCTTCCTCGCCCCCTTGGTCCCGCCGCACCTTTCTGGCGGCCACCGGCGGCACCGCGCTCGCGGTCGGCCTCACCGAGCCCGGCACCGCCGCGGCCACCACTCGCACCCAGGCATCGGCTGCCGCCCAGGCGGACGACGAATTCGCCGCACTGCGCGCCAAGTGGCGCACTCTGATACTCGGCGAGGGCTTCAGCCCGACCGCGGAGCCCTTCAAGTCCAAGCTCGCCACGCTCGGCACCCAGGCCGCCGGCTTCCAGGCCACCATGGCGCCGGCGGTCGGATCGCTGTGGTCCGGCATCAGCTATGCCGACCCGTCGCCGGACACCGACCAGGAGTCGTACGGCTACTCGGCCAGGATGAACGACAGCTTCACGCGACTGAACACCATGGCCCAGGCGTGGGCCCAGCCCGGAACAGGGCTCACGGGAGACGCCGCGCTCAAGGACGCCGTCATCGCCGGCCTGGACCACCTCTACTCGGACGTCTACAACGAGAACAAGGCCCGGTTCGGGAACTGGTGGAACTTCCAGATCGGCTCGCCGCAGGCGCTGATGGACACCGCCGTGCTGCTCTACGACCACCTGTCGGCCGAGCAGATAGCCGCCTACTGCCGGGCCGTGGACAAGTTCCTGCCGGACTCGGCCGTGGCGCAGTACACCGGCACCAGCACCGGCGCCAACCGTGTCGATCTGTGCCGCGGGATCATCCTGCGAGGCGTCGTCGGCGGCAGCGCGGCCAAGATCCAGCTCGGCCGTGACGCCCTGTCTCCCGTCTTCCCGTACGTCACCACCGGTGACGGTTTCTACGCCGACGGCTCGTTCATCCAGCACACCGACGTCCCTTACATCGGCGGCTACGGCGCGGTGCTCCACGACGGCCTCGGCCGGCTGTTCGCGCTGCTGCGCGACTCGACGTGGCAGGTGAACGACCCGGGCAGCCAGCTCTTCCTCGACACCGTCGAGAAGGCCATCGCCCCCTTCATCTACAACGGCCTGATGATGGACAACGTCTCCAGCCGCGGCATCAGCCGAGGCCTGACGGTGTCCGACCCCTTCCAGCTTCCCCAGGACGATCACACCCGCGCGCACAGCGTGATGGCGTCCGTCCTGCTGGTCGGCCAGGGCGCGAGCCCTGAGGAGCAGGCCCGCTGGAAGGCCATGGTCAAGGGCTGGCTGCAGCGCGACTACTACGGTCCCGCGCTGAAGAACCCGAAGCTGAGCCTGGTCAACACGGCCCGGCTGCAGACGCTGTTCGACGACGACACGGTCAAGGCATCACCCGAGCCGACCGAGCACCGGGTCTTCTCCAACATGGACCGCGTCACTCACCGCCGAAGCGACTGGGGGGCCTCGGTCAGCATGGCCTCCAAGCGCATCGCGCACTACGAGTTCGGCAACGGTGAGCACGCCCGCGGCTATCACACCGGCTCGGGCTGGCTGTCCTGGTGGGGCGACGACCACGGTCTCGAGCAGTACTCGGACACCTTCTGGCCGACGGTCGACCCGTACCGGCTGCCCGGAATCACCGTCTCGAAGAAGCCGCTGCCGGACGGCTTCGGCGGCAACTGGGGAAACCCGAAGCCGGACACGGCCTGGGTGGGCGGCACCACCGACGGCGAGTTCGGCGTCACCGGGCAGCATCTGCGGGGCGTCGACAGCACGATGACCGCCAAGAAGTCGTGGTTCTGGCTCGACGACTCGATCGTCTGTCTCGGCGCCGGCATCACCTCGGCCGACGGCGCCGCGGTCGAGACGGTGATCGACAACCGCAACCTGGGCGCCTCGGGGACAGCGCGGCTCAGCCTCAACGGCATTCCGCAGCCCGGTACCCAGGACCGGCAGGTCACCCGTTCGCACACCAGGTGGGCGCATATCGCAGGGCACGCGGGCTATGTCTTCCCCGAGTCGGGTGGCAGCCGGGTCAGCGCACTGCGCGAGGAGCGCACAGGTGCCTGGAAGGACATCAACACCGGAAGTTCTCCCACGTCGTTCACCCGGCGCTATCTGACGCTGTGGCAGGACCACGGCACCGACCCGCAGGACGCCTCGTACGCGTACATCCTCATGCCCGGCGCGAGCGAGCTGCGCACCGCTGCTCGCGCCATCGACCCGCTGTGGCTGCAGATCCTCGCCAACACTGCGCAACAGCACGGCATCCGCGTCCCCTCCCTCGGCTTCACCGGGATCAACTTCTGGGAGGCGGGCACGGTCGGAAAGGTCATGGCGAGCGCACCGGTGAGCGTGCAGGTCCGTGAGAGGCGCGACGGCACGGCGACGATCTCGGTGGCGGACCCGTCCCGCACCGTCACGGGCCTGACCCTCACCTGGAAGCGACCCGTCAAGTCGGTCCTCTCCAAATCGACTTCGGTCACCGATGTGCAGACGGGCTCCTCCCTCACCATCACGTTCGGCGACCTCAGCGGCAGCTACGGCACGACCCACCAGGTGAAGGTGCGGCCGGCCTGA
- a CDS encoding ABC transporter ATP-binding protein produces MGLPESREAPRSRGSVFLALRYYGRELARCPRLTVPAMLLPALGNIGINYIAPLVVAKLVGRIAGDNGISIGSTLPYVLGFAGVLLFAETLWRIGFHCLNRVAALAIEHLYVIGMDELFAKDAAFFHDNFAGSLTKRVLSFASRFEEFIDTLTFSVVGSFVPLLFGSVVLWRYDPLLVVGLLAMIALTALCVVPLIRRRQALVKQREEAIARVSGHVADSLTNIDTVQAFAAQEREAAEHRSRVAQSRRLTLRSWDYGNLRIDTLVAPMSVLTNALGLLLAVTLGGGVHGVEAVVVAFTYYSNATRIMFEFNQIYRRLESSMTEAAQFTELLLTPPTVLDPASPEALLSQAADVRFEQVTFAHGGGKPLFEGLDLAVPSGAKIGLVGRSGGGKTTLTRLLLRLTDIDAGRILIGGQDISRLRQTDLRSLIAYVPQDPAMFHRTLRDNLAFARPDATDAEIRRAAEAAHVTEFADALPDGFDTMVGERGVKLSGGQRQRVALARAILRDAPILLLDEATSALDSESEILVQEALWRLMDGRTALVVAHRLSTVATMDRLVVLDRGRIVEQGTHQELLASDGSYAKLWQHQSGGFLDGSPARADLH; encoded by the coding sequence ATGGGCTTACCTGAATCGCGCGAGGCTCCTCGGAGCAGGGGCTCGGTATTCCTCGCACTTCGTTACTACGGACGGGAGTTGGCCCGGTGCCCGCGGCTGACGGTGCCCGCGATGCTGCTGCCGGCGCTGGGCAACATCGGTATCAACTACATCGCGCCGCTGGTCGTCGCGAAGCTCGTCGGCCGAATCGCCGGCGACAACGGTATCTCCATCGGTTCGACGCTGCCCTACGTCCTCGGCTTCGCCGGCGTCCTTCTGTTCGCGGAGACGCTGTGGCGCATCGGCTTCCACTGCCTGAACCGCGTAGCCGCCCTCGCCATCGAGCACCTGTACGTGATCGGCATGGACGAGCTGTTCGCCAAGGACGCCGCGTTCTTCCATGACAACTTCGCCGGGTCGCTGACCAAACGGGTCCTCAGCTTCGCCTCTCGCTTCGAGGAGTTCATCGACACGCTGACGTTCTCGGTCGTGGGAAGCTTCGTGCCGCTGCTGTTCGGGTCGGTGGTGCTGTGGCGCTACGACCCGCTGCTCGTAGTCGGGCTCCTGGCGATGATCGCACTGACGGCGCTGTGCGTGGTGCCCCTCATCCGTCGCCGACAGGCGCTCGTCAAACAGCGCGAGGAGGCGATCGCCCGGGTGTCGGGCCACGTCGCCGACAGCCTGACGAACATCGACACGGTCCAGGCGTTCGCCGCCCAGGAACGTGAGGCCGCCGAGCATCGGTCCCGCGTGGCGCAGTCGCGGCGGCTCACGCTGAGGTCGTGGGACTACGGCAACCTGCGCATCGACACGCTGGTCGCGCCGATGTCCGTGCTGACCAACGCGCTGGGCCTGCTGCTCGCGGTCACGCTCGGCGGGGGCGTGCACGGCGTGGAGGCGGTCGTGGTCGCCTTTACGTACTACAGCAACGCGACGCGGATCATGTTCGAGTTCAACCAGATCTACCGCCGCCTGGAGAGCTCGATGACGGAGGCCGCGCAGTTCACCGAACTGCTGCTGACGCCGCCGACCGTGCTCGACCCGGCGTCGCCGGAGGCGTTGCTGTCCCAGGCCGCCGATGTCCGCTTCGAGCAGGTGACCTTCGCCCACGGGGGCGGGAAGCCGCTCTTCGAGGGCCTCGACCTGGCCGTGCCCAGCGGGGCGAAGATCGGTCTCGTCGGCCGGTCCGGCGGGGGCAAGACCACGCTCACCCGGCTGCTGCTCCGGCTGACGGACATCGACGCCGGCCGGATCCTGATCGGGGGGCAGGACATCAGCAGGCTGCGTCAGACCGACCTGCGCAGCCTGATCGCCTACGTGCCGCAGGACCCGGCGATGTTCCACCGCACGCTGCGGGACAACCTTGCGTTCGCCCGGCCGGACGCCACCGATGCCGAGATCCGCCGCGCGGCCGAGGCGGCGCACGTCACGGAGTTCGCCGACGCGCTGCCGGACGGCTTCGACACCATGGTGGGCGAGCGCGGTGTCAAGCTGTCCGGCGGACAGCGCCAGCGGGTCGCCCTCGCCAGGGCGATCCTGCGCGACGCGCCGATCCTGCTGCTCGACGAGGCGACCAGCGCCTTGGACTCCGAGAGCGAGATCCTCGTCCAGGAGGCGCTGTGGCGGCTCATGGACGGGCGGACGGCGCTCGTGGTGGCGCACCGGCTGAGCACGGTCGCCACCATGGACCGGCTCGTCGTCCTGGACCGCGGACGGATCGTCGAGCAGGGCACCCACCAGGAGTTGCTCGCGTCGGACGGCTCCTACGCGAAGTTGTGGCAGCACCAGTCGGGCGGCTTCCTCGACGGCAGCCCTGCGCGGGCCGACCTGCACTGA
- a CDS encoding acyl-CoA dehydrogenase yields MDSLLLSRRDLDFLLHDWLDVTGLTRHPRYADHDRDTFDAVMDLSEAIATRHFAPHNKKNDAEEPRFDGERVHVIPEVEQALRVFAEAGLTGAAMDYDVGGQQLPTVVANACMSWFQAANVGTAAYPFLTIGNANLLLAHGSKEQVDSYVRPMVEGRFFGTMCLSEPQAGSSLADITTRAVPQDDGTYRITGTKMWISGGDHELSENIVHLVLARIPGGPAGVKGISLFIVPKLLVEPDGNVGERNDVVPAGLNHKMGYRGTTNTLLNFGEGRHTPGGAPGAVGFLVGEAHHGLAYMFHMMNEARIGVGLGATALGYTGYLHALDYARTRPQGRPLTGKDANAPQVPIIEHADVRRMLLAQKSYVEGALALSLYCSRLLDEERTAEQEPGRARARLLLDVLTPIAKSWPSQWCLAANDLAIQVHGGYGYTREYNVEQFYRDNRLNAIHEGTHGIQGLDLLGRKVVTNGGAGLRLLLETIMATVARATASGGEAAELAASLEQATARAERTTAGLWSTGDPATALANASVYLEAVGHVVLAWVWLEQFLALRDDTDDFHEGKRQAARYFFRVELPRTGPQFDLLDSLDRTAADSRPEWF; encoded by the coding sequence ATGGACTCCCTGCTGCTCTCCCGCCGCGACCTGGACTTCCTGCTCCACGACTGGCTGGATGTCACGGGCCTGACCCGCCACCCCCGCTACGCCGACCACGACCGGGACACCTTCGACGCGGTGATGGACCTCAGTGAGGCCATCGCGACCCGGCACTTCGCCCCGCACAACAAGAAGAACGACGCCGAGGAGCCGCGCTTCGACGGCGAGCGGGTGCATGTCATCCCGGAGGTCGAGCAGGCGCTGCGGGTCTTCGCCGAGGCCGGCCTGACCGGCGCCGCGATGGACTACGACGTCGGTGGGCAGCAGCTGCCCACCGTGGTCGCCAACGCCTGCATGTCCTGGTTCCAGGCCGCCAACGTGGGCACCGCCGCGTATCCGTTCCTCACCATCGGCAATGCCAACCTGCTCCTGGCGCACGGCAGCAAGGAGCAGGTCGACAGCTACGTTCGCCCCATGGTCGAGGGCCGGTTCTTCGGCACCATGTGTCTCTCGGAGCCTCAGGCCGGTTCCTCGCTGGCGGACATCACCACCCGGGCGGTGCCGCAGGACGACGGAACGTACCGGATCACCGGTACGAAGATGTGGATCTCCGGCGGCGACCACGAGCTCAGCGAGAACATCGTCCACCTCGTGCTGGCCAGGATCCCCGGTGGGCCGGCGGGGGTGAAGGGCATCTCGCTGTTCATCGTGCCCAAGCTCCTGGTCGAGCCGGACGGCAACGTGGGCGAACGCAACGACGTGGTGCCGGCCGGCCTCAACCACAAAATGGGCTACCGCGGCACCACCAACACCCTGCTCAACTTCGGCGAGGGCCGGCACACCCCGGGCGGCGCCCCGGGCGCGGTGGGCTTCCTCGTGGGCGAGGCCCACCACGGGCTCGCGTACATGTTCCACATGATGAACGAGGCCCGCATCGGCGTCGGGCTCGGAGCCACGGCGCTCGGCTACACCGGCTACCTGCACGCCCTCGACTACGCCCGCACCCGCCCGCAGGGCCGCCCGCTGACGGGCAAGGACGCGAACGCCCCGCAGGTCCCCATCATCGAGCACGCCGACGTACGCAGGATGCTGCTGGCACAGAAGAGCTACGTGGAGGGTGCCCTCGCGCTCAGCCTCTACTGCAGCCGCCTCCTGGACGAGGAACGCACCGCCGAGCAGGAACCCGGGCGCGCTCGCGCCCGGCTGTTGCTGGACGTCCTGACGCCCATCGCCAAGAGTTGGCCGTCGCAGTGGTGCCTGGCCGCCAACGACCTCGCCATCCAGGTGCACGGCGGCTACGGCTACACCCGTGAGTACAACGTCGAGCAGTTCTACCGGGACAACCGTCTCAACGCCATCCACGAGGGCACGCACGGCATCCAGGGACTGGACCTGCTCGGCCGCAAGGTCGTCACGAACGGCGGGGCGGGGCTGCGTCTGCTGTTGGAGACCATCATGGCAACCGTCGCCCGCGCCACGGCGAGCGGCGGCGAGGCGGCCGAGCTGGCCGCCTCGTTGGAGCAGGCCACGGCCCGAGCCGAGCGCACCACGGCCGGGCTCTGGTCGACCGGAGACCCCGCGACCGCCCTGGCCAACGCCTCCGTCTACCTGGAAGCCGTCGGCCACGTGGTACTGGCCTGGGTCTGGTTGGAGCAGTTCCTCGCGCTCAGGGACGACACGGACGACTTCCACGAGGGCAAACGACAGGCGGCACGGTACTTCTTCCGCGTGGAACTGCCGCGTACGGGACCTCAGTTCGACCTGCTCGACAGCCTGGACCGCACCGCGGCGGACAGCCGACCCGAGTGGTTCTGA
- a CDS encoding SDR family oxidoreductase, with translation MTSLFSVSGKTALVTGGSRGIGLMIARGLVAAGARVYISSRNAAACDEAARELSELGEVNALPADLSREEECHRLAAEIAEREERLHILVNNAGATWGAPLDEFPVSGWDKVMDLNLRSPFLLTQALLPLLRKAGSHDDPARVINVGSIDGLHVNPLPTYSYAASKAGLHHLTRVLAKELGPQGITVNAIAPGPFESRMMAATLKAQGDAVVESAPLRRIGRPDDMAGVAIYLSSRAGAYVTGAVIPVDGGIGTTV, from the coding sequence GTGACCTCACTGTTCTCCGTCTCCGGCAAAACCGCCCTGGTCACCGGAGGTTCCCGCGGTATCGGCCTGATGATCGCCCGCGGCCTGGTCGCAGCCGGGGCCCGCGTCTACATCAGTTCCCGCAACGCGGCGGCCTGCGACGAGGCCGCTCGTGAGCTCTCCGAGCTCGGCGAGGTGAACGCACTGCCCGCGGACCTGTCGCGGGAGGAGGAGTGCCACCGGCTCGCCGCGGAGATCGCCGAACGCGAGGAGCGGCTGCACATCCTGGTCAACAATGCGGGCGCGACCTGGGGTGCGCCATTGGACGAGTTCCCGGTCAGCGGCTGGGACAAGGTGATGGACCTCAACCTGCGCAGCCCTTTCCTGCTGACCCAGGCACTGCTGCCGCTGCTGCGCAAGGCCGGCTCCCATGACGACCCTGCACGCGTGATCAACGTGGGTTCCATCGACGGCCTGCACGTCAACCCGCTGCCCACCTACTCCTACGCGGCGAGCAAGGCCGGACTGCACCACCTGACCCGGGTACTGGCCAAGGAACTCGGGCCGCAGGGCATCACCGTCAACGCGATCGCCCCCGGCCCGTTCGAGTCCAGGATGATGGCCGCCACCCTGAAGGCACAGGGCGACGCCGTGGTCGAGTCCGCACCGCTGCGCCGGATCGGACGCCCTGATGACATGGCCGGCGTGGCGATCTACCTCTCCAGCCGGGCCGGGGCGTATGTCACCGGCGCAGTGATCCCCGTCGACGGCGGCATCGGCACCACCGTCTGA
- a CDS encoding VOC family protein: MTTPAHAGRMLFVNIPVADIERSKAFFAQLGFSYNPMFTDETAACMLVGEQASVMLLSHKTFAQFAKLPMADPTTHTLALYCFSVSARDEVDAVAEAALAAGGSEADGPEDHGFMYSRSFFDLDGHGWQVMWMDPSSTTDSSTSSTPART, translated from the coding sequence ATGACCACTCCCGCACACGCCGGTCGCATGCTGTTCGTGAACATCCCCGTGGCGGACATCGAGCGCAGCAAGGCGTTCTTCGCGCAGCTCGGGTTCAGCTACAACCCGATGTTCACCGACGAGACCGCCGCCTGCATGCTGGTCGGCGAGCAAGCCTCCGTCATGCTGCTCAGCCACAAGACGTTCGCGCAGTTCGCGAAGCTGCCGATGGCCGATCCCACCACGCACACGCTGGCGCTCTACTGCTTCAGCGTGTCAGCCCGCGATGAGGTTGACGCGGTCGCTGAGGCTGCGCTCGCCGCGGGCGGCTCCGAGGCAGATGGCCCCGAGGACCACGGCTTCATGTACTCACGCAGCTTCTTCGACCTCGACGGCCACGGCTGGCAGGTCATGTGGATGGATCCGTCGAGCACCACGGACAGCTCGACTTCCAGCACGCCCGCGAGAACGTGA
- a CDS encoding ATP-binding protein, with amino-acid sequence MTRDTAKPPRRRSDEWHGHALRESLKTLGLSGMLETLDARLAQTHGGELGHPDFLQVLCQDEIAHGETVAFERRLCKAKFEQQATLEGFDFNAAPTLPAAQIRDLAALCWLHDGESVILFGPVGPSRITFSRACWKSSCPWCSTDPST; translated from the coding sequence ATGACCAGGGACACAGCGAAGCCGCCGAGGAGACGGTCCGATGAGTGGCATGGACACGCCCTGCGTGAATCGCTCAAGACGCTGGGGCTGTCGGGGATGCTGGAGACCCTGGATGCCCGCCTCGCCCAGACCCATGGCGGCGAACTCGGCCACCCCGACTTCCTCCAGGTCCTCTGCCAGGACGAGATCGCCCACGGTGAGACCGTCGCCTTCGAACGCCGCCTGTGCAAGGCGAAGTTCGAGCAGCAGGCCACCCTGGAAGGCTTCGACTTCAACGCAGCTCCGACGCTACCGGCCGCCCAGATCCGCGACCTGGCCGCCCTGTGCTGGCTTCACGACGGCGAGTCCGTGATCCTGTTCGGGCCGGTGGGTCCGAGCAGGATCACGTTCTCGCGGGCGTGCTGGAAGTCGAGCTGTCCGTGGTGCTCGACGGATCCATCCACATGA